The Flavobacterium commune genome contains a region encoding:
- a CDS encoding efflux RND transporter periplasmic adaptor subunit: protein MSKKNIYILLAVFVVVIGSLLYFGKEGIFGNKEDAKEIEITKVIPMTIVETVSATGKIQPEIEVKIAPEVSGEIILLNVKEGQVVKKGDLLVKINPDLYTSSYNRSVSNLSGTKAGLTQSEASFKEAKANYERNKTLYEKGVISRSDWDKSIASFEVAKATRQSAYYNVQSASASVNEAKDNLGRTTIYAPADGTISVLNVEIGERVLGTQQMAGTELLRVANLNNMEVEVDVNENDIVKIKVGDLANVEVDAYLKKQFKGVVTSISNSASSTLTADQVTNFKVKVRIQKESYQDLLVGKPETYSPFRPGMTATVDIITKTKKNVLAVPISSVVVKSDTTAVAVSDKEFSNPDEEKKEAPKSDKKYECVFLKVGDKAKIKIVKTGIQDDTNIEILSGVKKGDEVITGPYTIVSKELNSGNKVTVKSENKKK, encoded by the coding sequence ATGTCAAAGAAAAATATTTATATCCTTCTTGCTGTTTTTGTAGTTGTAATTGGTTCATTGTTATATTTCGGAAAAGAAGGCATTTTTGGAAACAAAGAAGATGCTAAAGAGATAGAAATAACAAAAGTAATTCCGATGACTATTGTTGAAACTGTATCAGCAACAGGGAAAATCCAACCTGAAATTGAAGTTAAAATAGCACCCGAAGTTTCCGGAGAAATTATTTTGTTAAATGTAAAAGAAGGTCAGGTGGTTAAAAAAGGCGATTTATTAGTAAAAATAAATCCTGATTTATATACCTCAAGTTACAATCGTTCGGTTTCTAATTTATCCGGAACAAAGGCAGGTTTAACCCAGTCAGAAGCCAGTTTTAAAGAGGCAAAAGCTAATTATGAAAGAAACAAAACTTTATATGAAAAAGGAGTGATTTCAAGATCGGATTGGGATAAGTCAATTGCATCTTTTGAGGTAGCAAAGGCTACTCGACAGTCGGCTTATTATAATGTGCAGAGTGCTTCGGCCTCGGTTAATGAGGCTAAGGATAATTTAGGAAGAACAACTATTTATGCTCCGGCTGACGGAACAATTTCGGTATTGAATGTCGAGATAGGCGAACGTGTTTTAGGAACGCAACAAATGGCAGGAACAGAGCTTTTAAGAGTCGCCAATTTGAATAATATGGAAGTGGAAGTAGATGTTAACGAAAATGATATTGTAAAAATAAAAGTTGGCGATTTGGCTAATGTTGAAGTCGATGCTTATTTGAAAAAACAATTCAAAGGAGTGGTAACCAGTATTTCTAATTCGGCCAGTTCTACTTTAACAGCCGATCAGGTGACTAATTTTAAAGTAAAAGTTCGAATCCAAAAAGAGTCTTATCAGGATTTATTAGTTGGAAAACCGGAAACCTATTCGCCATTCAGACCAGGAATGACGGCTACGGTAGATATTATTACTAAGACGAAGAAGAATGTTTTGGCAGTGCCAATTAGTTCTGTTGTAGTGAAATCGGATACTACGGCTGTAGCAGTTTCGGATAAGGAATTTTCAAATCCTGATGAAGAGAAAAAAGAAGCACCTAAAAGCGATAAAAAATACGAATGTGTTTTCTTAAAAGTAGGTGATAAGGCTAAGATTAAGATTGTAAAAACCGGAATTCAGGATGATACTAATATTGAAATTCTAAGCGGAGTTAAAAAAGGAGATGAAGTAATAACCGGACCTTATACGATAGTGAGTAAAGAACTGAATTCGGGAAATAAAGTAACAGTGAAATCCGAAAATAAGAAGAAATAA
- the tsaB gene encoding tRNA (adenosine(37)-N6)-threonylcarbamoyltransferase complex dimerization subunit type 1 TsaB, producing the protein MNYILNIETTTKNCSVSIAKEGKTLVCNEIAEEGYSHAERLHVFIEESIVAAGITFKDLVAIAVSQGPGSYTGLRIGVSAAKGLCFALGIPLIAVDTLQALAAKASVDSGLIVPMLDARRMEVYSAVFSTDLESKRAILAEVITEDSFQEFDETLYFVGDCAEKCKEVLTQPNFVFLEDIKYPSANQMSTLSYQKYLKEDFVDVAYFEPYYLKDFMITTSKK; encoded by the coding sequence TTGAATTATATACTTAACATAGAAACAACAACAAAGAATTGTTCGGTTTCCATTGCCAAAGAAGGTAAGACTTTGGTTTGTAATGAAATTGCCGAAGAAGGTTATTCGCATGCTGAACGTTTACACGTATTTATTGAAGAAAGTATTGTTGCAGCCGGAATCACTTTTAAGGATTTAGTGGCTATCGCAGTGAGTCAGGGTCCGGGTTCTTATACAGGACTTCGAATAGGAGTTTCGGCAGCAAAAGGATTGTGTTTTGCGCTAGGAATTCCGTTGATTGCTGTGGATACTTTACAGGCTTTAGCAGCTAAGGCAAGCGTTGATAGTGGTTTAATTGTTCCCATGCTGGATGCGAGAAGAATGGAAGTGTATAGTGCTGTTTTTTCGACTGATTTAGAATCTAAAAGAGCTATTCTTGCTGAAGTTATCACCGAAGATTCTTTTCAGGAATTTGATGAAACCTTATATTTTGTGGGCGATTGTGCCGAGAAATGTAAAGAAGTATTAACCCAACCTAATTTTGTTTTTTTAGAAGATATAAAATATCCTTCGGCGAACCAAATGAGTACTTTGAGTTATCAAAAATACTTAAAAGAAGATTTTGTAGATGTGGCTTATTTTGAGCCTTATTATCTGAAAGATTTTATGATAACTACCTCGAAGAAATAA
- a CDS encoding sensor histidine kinase — protein sequence MVLVFVVSIICFFLPKYIDYRITALVLLMTVSFVAMLFDILPVLLTAVLSGLILNYFFIQPIFTFHIADTEDILLFLMYLIIALVNAVLTFKIREAENKARDKEEKVKTIQLYDTLLNSLSHELRTPIATIIGSIDILKENKNKLSETNQTELLEEIDKASIRLNGQVENLLNMSRLETGMLKLKQDWCDINELIYTVIQKSDSIKHNHTIHFIPNEKLPLFKLDAGLIKEIIQNLVTNAIQYTPEYTIITIDVQYQSDCCVLSVSDTGNGFPENEIQFAFDKFYRLPNTKTGGSGLGLSIVKGFVEAHNGIIRLENNSSHSGACFTISIPTETSYLNHLKNE from the coding sequence ATGGTATTGGTATTTGTGGTTTCTATAATTTGTTTTTTCTTGCCAAAATATATCGATTATCGGATAACAGCCTTAGTTTTATTAATGACAGTTTCGTTCGTAGCGATGCTTTTTGATATTTTGCCAGTGTTGTTAACGGCTGTTTTAAGTGGTTTGATATTGAACTATTTTTTCATTCAGCCTATTTTTACTTTTCATATTGCTGATACCGAAGATATTCTACTCTTCTTGATGTATCTCATTATTGCATTAGTGAATGCAGTATTGACATTCAAAATTAGGGAAGCCGAAAATAAAGCACGTGATAAAGAGGAAAAAGTAAAAACAATACAACTTTACGACACCTTACTGAATTCACTTTCTCATGAGTTGCGAACTCCAATTGCTACCATTATTGGCTCTATTGATATTCTCAAAGAAAACAAAAACAAACTTTCTGAAACAAATCAAACGGAATTGCTAGAAGAAATTGATAAGGCCAGCATTCGACTCAACGGACAAGTAGAAAATTTATTAAACATGAGCCGACTGGAAACGGGAATGTTAAAGTTAAAACAAGACTGGTGCGATATAAACGAGCTTATTTATACCGTAATCCAAAAAAGTGATTCGATAAAACACAATCATACGATTCATTTTATTCCAAATGAAAAATTACCATTGTTCAAATTAGACGCCGGGTTGATTAAAGAAATCATCCAGAATTTAGTCACCAATGCCATTCAATATACTCCTGAATATACCATTATAACAATTGATGTTCAGTATCAATCCGATTGTTGTGTTTTATCTGTTTCTGATACCGGAAACGGTTTTCCCGAAAATGAAATACAATTTGCATTTGATAAATTTTACCGTTTGCCCAATACAAAAACCGGAGGAAGCGGTCTGGGTTTGTCTATTGTAAAAGGTTTTGTTGAAGCGCATAATGGGATAA